From the Teredinibacter turnerae T7901 genome, one window contains:
- a CDS encoding phosphoribosylaminoimidazole carboxylase: MELLTNLAVKNVLADVPTSLPDEVFQDLIRSENLRIERILSRGHRSPAEGWYDQDENEWVLVLQGSARLAFCTGSDETIERSISLQVGDSLLIPAHQKHRVSWTDPNETTIWLAIFYRA; the protein is encoded by the coding sequence GTGGAATTATTGACAAACCTAGCTGTAAAAAATGTCTTGGCGGATGTGCCAACCAGTCTGCCCGATGAAGTTTTTCAAGACCTGATTCGCAGCGAAAACCTGCGTATAGAGCGCATATTATCGCGCGGACACCGTTCTCCGGCGGAAGGCTGGTACGATCAGGACGAAAATGAATGGGTGCTGGTATTGCAAGGTTCTGCGCGGCTTGCTTTTTGCACTGGCTCTGACGAAACCATCGAGCGCAGTATCAGTTTGCAAGTTGGCGACAGCCTGTTGATACCCGCTCACCAGAAGCACCGCGTTAGTTGGACGGACCCAAACGAAACAACAATATGGCTGGCCATTTTTTACCGCGCTTAA
- the dapF gene encoding diaminopimelate epimerase, which yields MRLRFTKMHGLGNDFVMIDAISQKVTITPERARKLADRHFGVGCDQVLVVESPDNPDADFRYRIFNNDGSEVENCGNGARCFAVFVRQRQLTAKSDIVVETAAGLLRLHVLDDNQVTVNMGVPVLAPAQIPFVTPHEQPEYPLQLDNMEITISAVSMGNPHAVTLVDNLASFPVKTLGAQIETHAQFPNRVNAGFMELISRQEVKLRVFERGVGETLACGTGACAAVVSGIVRGLLDTTVAVHLPGGSLSITWEGAEKPVMMTGPAKAVFHGQVKL from the coding sequence ATGCGTTTGCGGTTCACCAAAATGCATGGTCTGGGCAACGATTTTGTCATGATCGATGCTATCAGCCAGAAAGTCACCATAACACCCGAGCGCGCCCGCAAGTTGGCTGACCGCCATTTTGGTGTCGGTTGCGACCAGGTACTGGTTGTTGAGTCTCCAGACAATCCAGACGCAGACTTCCGTTACCGTATATTCAATAACGACGGCAGCGAAGTAGAAAACTGTGGCAACGGCGCTCGCTGTTTTGCGGTATTTGTGCGGCAGCGACAACTGACAGCGAAGTCAGACATTGTTGTGGAGACGGCAGCGGGGCTGTTGCGGCTGCATGTGCTTGACGACAACCAGGTCACGGTCAATATGGGTGTACCTGTGCTGGCGCCCGCGCAAATTCCGTTTGTGACACCGCACGAGCAGCCCGAATATCCGCTCCAGCTGGACAACATGGAAATTACTATCAGCGCCGTTTCCATGGGTAATCCGCACGCGGTCACGCTCGTGGATAACCTGGCCAGCTTCCCGGTAAAAACACTGGGGGCACAAATTGAAACTCATGCGCAATTTCCAAACCGAGTCAACGCCGGCTTTATGGAATTAATTTCCCGCCAAGAAGTTAAACTCCGGGTGTTTGAACGCGGCGTTGGAGAAACGCTTGCGTGCGGCACTGGAGCCTGCGCTGCAGTCGTCAGCGGCATTGTCCGCGGGTTGCTCGACACTACAGTTGCAGTTCATCTCCCCGGCGGCAGCCTCAGCATCACATGGGAGGGCGCAGAAAAGCCTGTTATGATGACGGGGCCAGCCAAAGCTGTATTTCATGGACAGGTTAAACTATGA
- a CDS encoding TonB-dependent receptor produces MFMRSKLSTAIVGVLAASATMPTFAQNENIEEVLVTGIRASLEQAMDIKRSSAGVVDAISAEDIGKFPDTNLAESLQRITGVSIDRVNGEGSQITVRGFGAEFNMVTLNGRTMPAGFTYGGGSGAGGTFGGATRAFDFANLASESVAGVQVYKTGRATVASGGIGATVNINTTRPLDKEGLSYTIAGKAVHDTSVRIGDDFTPELSGLMSWSDGTFGVSAAASYQERDYGSAGAAANNWNIAQWDHESPPLYGFAPNAVINNEPEDGQLFARPNDFRWAYSDKERERTNAQLTLQWAPTDSIETTLDYVYAENHLWEHRGEWSQWLANGNSITRVDFDDSAVATPILIQETHSPSNKDVGYEQQLREQTNKLDSVGFNIEWQANDSLKLALDVHDSSMENMPTGPGDAGEIAISIGTPVSAAYTYDFSGDLPVASFVLEDSNTPGTPGVLDEKDAGSAQGRVFYAAQTMDITQVQFDGSFDFGNGAIDFGIDHTKTEMVQQASTRQVSLGNWNVSYPGEFADGTFSTFNFADQYDDYDMDGSFTSGIRANDMVDLCRQTEALYGVNGTQEKQDWVCAIDPNFTQDNRVEETVTGLFLQLTLEGELADMPFHILAGLRYEETDLTSTALLRRPLYRVWQGNNDFQITEYAPGDKVPIAIDHQYNNMMPSFDFDIELLDNLVGRFSFSNTIARANYGNLYAGASNFQQTDPTGYRGAQPSANRNNPELMPLDSKNLDLSFEWYYNEGSYASVGLFEKRVNNFIGTGQAVETHYGMVDASAVGGENSRMNAVYANLAGLGYDDPDANQLFAAAVCATYDTDYMAGYSSAEITQLQAECSNPDNFVPNNLEEFTPVDANGNDVLDDNGNPVVANWLTWVESKYDVNGLMTDSEHPRYSADPEAQWQTSYPINNKEARIYGSEWAVQHFFGESGFGIQANYTTVNGDVSFDDLALPSEQQFALLGLSDTMNIVGIYEKYGFQMRIAYNWRDSFLRQTNQGGSNNPVYVDEYAQWDMNASYDIMEGLSVFFEGLNLTGENVRWYQRSEHMTYFLEELSPRYQLGVRYSF; encoded by the coding sequence ATGTTTATGAGAAGCAAACTATCGACTGCAATAGTCGGTGTTTTGGCAGCCTCAGCTACCATGCCGACGTTTGCGCAAAATGAAAACATCGAGGAAGTTCTCGTCACTGGTATTCGTGCCAGTTTAGAACAGGCGATGGATATCAAGCGATCCTCCGCGGGTGTTGTCGACGCAATTTCCGCAGAGGATATCGGTAAATTCCCGGATACAAACCTCGCAGAATCGTTGCAGCGTATCACCGGTGTTTCCATCGACCGGGTTAACGGTGAGGGTTCACAAATTACCGTTCGCGGCTTCGGTGCAGAATTCAATATGGTGACCTTGAACGGTCGTACCATGCCAGCCGGTTTCACGTATGGTGGCGGCAGTGGTGCAGGCGGTACCTTTGGTGGAGCAACCCGTGCGTTCGACTTCGCCAACCTCGCCTCCGAAAGTGTCGCGGGTGTGCAGGTGTATAAAACAGGCCGTGCGACTGTGGCATCCGGTGGTATCGGTGCAACGGTTAATATCAATACAACCCGCCCTCTGGACAAAGAAGGGTTGTCCTACACCATCGCAGGTAAAGCCGTACACGATACCAGTGTGCGCATTGGTGATGACTTTACGCCAGAGCTATCCGGCTTAATGAGTTGGAGCGACGGTACCTTTGGTGTGTCCGCCGCCGCGAGCTACCAGGAACGGGATTACGGTTCTGCAGGTGCTGCTGCTAACAACTGGAATATCGCACAATGGGATCACGAAAGTCCCCCACTCTATGGTTTTGCACCAAACGCAGTTATTAACAACGAACCCGAAGATGGACAACTTTTCGCACGCCCGAACGACTTCCGCTGGGCATACTCTGATAAAGAACGCGAACGTACCAATGCGCAGCTGACTCTGCAATGGGCGCCAACCGACAGCATTGAAACAACCCTGGATTATGTCTACGCGGAAAACCATTTGTGGGAGCATCGCGGCGAATGGTCACAATGGCTCGCCAACGGCAATTCAATCACCCGCGTAGATTTCGATGATAGCGCCGTCGCAACGCCGATACTCATTCAGGAAACGCACTCACCCTCAAATAAAGACGTGGGGTACGAACAGCAGCTGCGCGAACAAACCAACAAGCTGGATTCGGTCGGGTTTAATATCGAGTGGCAAGCCAACGACAGCCTCAAACTCGCGCTCGACGTGCACGACTCCAGTATGGAGAACATGCCCACCGGCCCTGGGGACGCAGGTGAAATCGCAATATCGATCGGTACGCCTGTATCCGCCGCCTACACCTACGACTTCAGCGGCGACCTGCCCGTCGCCAGTTTTGTGCTGGAAGATTCAAACACCCCGGGCACACCTGGCGTGCTGGATGAAAAAGACGCAGGTAGTGCGCAAGGTCGTGTGTTTTACGCCGCGCAAACCATGGATATTACTCAAGTCCAATTCGACGGCTCGTTCGACTTTGGTAACGGTGCTATCGATTTCGGCATCGATCACACCAAAACCGAAATGGTGCAACAGGCATCCACTCGCCAGGTTAGCCTCGGCAACTGGAACGTGAGTTACCCCGGTGAATTTGCGGACGGTACCTTCTCCACGTTCAACTTCGCCGATCAGTACGACGATTACGACATGGACGGTTCGTTTACCTCAGGTATTCGCGCTAACGACATGGTCGACCTCTGCCGCCAAACAGAAGCGCTCTATGGTGTTAACGGTACCCAGGAGAAGCAAGACTGGGTTTGCGCAATCGACCCTAACTTTACTCAAGATAACCGTGTAGAGGAAACGGTCACAGGTTTATTCCTGCAACTCACGTTGGAAGGTGAACTGGCAGATATGCCATTCCATATTCTGGCAGGTTTGCGTTACGAAGAAACCGATCTCACGTCTACCGCGCTTCTACGCCGCCCACTTTATCGCGTGTGGCAAGGTAACAACGATTTCCAAATTACTGAATATGCACCCGGAGATAAAGTCCCTATCGCAATTGATCACCAGTACAACAATATGATGCCAAGTTTCGACTTCGACATCGAACTGTTGGATAACCTGGTCGGGCGTTTTTCCTTCAGTAATACTATCGCCCGCGCCAACTATGGCAACCTTTATGCCGGTGCCAGCAACTTCCAACAAACCGACCCTACAGGCTATCGCGGCGCTCAACCTTCGGCAAACCGAAACAACCCGGAACTGATGCCGCTGGATTCGAAAAACCTCGATCTGTCTTTTGAGTGGTATTACAACGAAGGCAGCTACGCATCTGTCGGTCTGTTTGAAAAACGGGTAAATAATTTTATCGGTACCGGGCAAGCCGTTGAAACACACTATGGCATGGTAGACGCCAGCGCAGTCGGCGGAGAAAACTCACGCATGAATGCGGTCTATGCCAATCTCGCCGGCCTCGGCTATGACGACCCGGATGCAAACCAGCTGTTTGCCGCGGCCGTCTGTGCCACCTATGACACGGACTATATGGCAGGCTACAGCAGCGCAGAAATTACACAACTGCAGGCGGAGTGTTCCAACCCAGATAACTTCGTACCAAATAACCTCGAGGAGTTTACCCCAGTCGATGCTAACGGCAATGACGTGCTCGATGACAACGGCAATCCTGTTGTTGCGAACTGGTTAACCTGGGTAGAAAGTAAATACGATGTCAACGGTCTGATGACTGACAGCGAACACCCACGATACTCCGCAGACCCAGAAGCCCAATGGCAAACGTCTTACCCCATTAACAACAAAGAGGCCCGCATCTATGGTTCTGAATGGGCGGTGCAACACTTCTTCGGTGAGTCTGGTTTCGGTATTCAAGCGAACTACACCACGGTTAACGGCGATGTCAGCTTCGATGATTTAGCACTGCCAAGCGAGCAACAGTTCGCCCTGTTGGGCCTGAGCGACACCATGAACATCGTAGGTATCTACGAGAAATATGGCTTCCAGATGCGGATTGCCTATAACTGGCGTGATAGCTTCTTGCGCCAAACCAACCAGGGTGGCTCCAACAACCCGGTGTATGTTGACGAGTACGCACAGTGGGATATGAACGCGTCTTACGACATTATGGAAGGTTTGAGTGTGTTCTTCGAAGGTCTCAACCTGACTGGTGAAAACGTTCGTTGGTACCAGCGCTCAGAGCACATGACTTACTTCCTGGAAGAACTGTCTCCTCGCTATCAATTGGGAGTTCGTTACAGCTTCTAG
- a CDS encoding MGMT family protein, with product MSNENASHSAIFFCVRLIPKGKVASYGQIAQLAGLPGRARLVGRVLGMSPTPLPWFRVLRSNGQLAFPEASETARRQSAHLEQEGVAVKKNRVVLKNFGWQPSLDELFLIEAELQSLNTG from the coding sequence TTGTCTAACGAAAACGCGTCTCACTCGGCTATTTTTTTCTGTGTACGATTAATTCCAAAAGGCAAGGTTGCCAGTTACGGACAGATCGCCCAACTTGCCGGGCTCCCCGGCCGCGCTAGACTGGTGGGGCGCGTGCTTGGCATGTCGCCAACGCCTCTACCCTGGTTCCGTGTGTTGCGCTCCAATGGACAATTGGCGTTTCCGGAGGCGAGTGAAACCGCACGTCGCCAATCGGCCCACCTTGAACAAGAGGGCGTCGCAGTGAAAAAAAATCGCGTCGTCCTTAAAAATTTTGGCTGGCAGCCATCGCTCGATGAGCTGTTTTTGATCGAGGCTGAATTGCAGTCCCTCAACACTGGATAA
- the lptM gene encoding LPS translocon maturation chaperone LptM, whose amino-acid sequence MLDRFAAWTRFVLLAATTSTLLACGQSGPLRLPDKPDEAPASSTSEVTNTSNASAQE is encoded by the coding sequence ATGCTTGACCGTTTCGCCGCCTGGACTCGTTTCGTCCTGTTGGCAGCAACCACTAGCACGCTTCTGGCTTGCGGTCAGAGCGGCCCGTTACGACTTCCAGATAAACCTGACGAGGCCCCAGCAAGCTCCACCAGTGAAGTCACCAATACAAGCAACGCATCGGCTCAGGAATAA
- a CDS encoding iron-containing redox enzyme family protein, with protein sequence MITPTPSLAPRAQARANMEASVDANIWMENGNIIETIRRKVAKHPLLKHPILAQLESGMIDIEQLKTIHLEYRHAIVQLFTDALLMAQFQTRQLEPRLPPGSKQAPRFLLTLNILDEFGFTPDVGATGYYTGSPIYAHYPLFEKVLDSLDITASARELYHPSESAQTLNNYLTASFGHYQEVVILLAVAEQQVITFSAALREALKVHGFDVSKGYYHVHGTSDSKETNAADDDHQDDLWLALQQAVLPEDWENLQQKADTYLDLWHTFWDCHTLHVETVHAQTA encoded by the coding sequence ATGATCACACCTACCCCCTCCCTAGCCCCAAGAGCACAAGCACGCGCCAACATGGAAGCAAGTGTCGACGCGAACATCTGGATGGAAAACGGCAACATAATCGAGACCATTCGCCGCAAGGTCGCCAAACACCCCTTACTTAAACATCCAATACTCGCTCAGCTGGAATCCGGCATGATCGATATTGAGCAGCTCAAGACCATCCATCTAGAATACCGGCATGCGATTGTTCAACTGTTCACTGATGCACTGTTGATGGCGCAATTCCAGACGCGCCAGCTGGAACCTCGCCTGCCACCCGGCAGCAAGCAAGCCCCCCGCTTTTTACTCACATTGAATATTCTTGATGAATTTGGATTCACACCTGACGTAGGCGCCACGGGATACTATACAGGTTCTCCCATTTATGCTCACTACCCGCTCTTCGAAAAGGTGTTGGACTCACTGGACATCACAGCCTCGGCGAGGGAACTGTATCACCCCTCAGAATCGGCACAAACCCTAAATAATTATTTAACCGCCAGTTTTGGCCATTATCAAGAAGTGGTTATTCTTTTGGCCGTTGCCGAGCAGCAGGTTATTACCTTCAGCGCCGCCTTACGCGAGGCGCTTAAAGTTCACGGATTTGACGTGAGCAAGGGCTATTATCATGTTCATGGAACCAGTGATTCCAAGGAGACTAACGCCGCAGATGATGATCATCAGGACGATCTCTGGCTCGCATTACAGCAGGCTGTACTTCCTGAAGATTGGGAAAATCTTCAGCAAAAGGCGGATACCTACCTGGATTTGTGGCACACATTTTGGGATTGCCATACGTTGCATGTTGAAACAGTGCATGCACAGACCGCGTAA
- a CDS encoding DUF3300 domain-containing protein, protein MKPLITLMLALLVSFSAMRALSEDDDYTFSDGELDALLAPIALYPDTVLSHLLIAATYPLEVVDAERWARNQKNSDRAEILNQAATKNWDPSVQALTPIPEILARMSEDLSWTERLGDAFLQDESQVLESIQRLRQRAYDEGNLTTNDYQSVSRDQGDIIIEPVQREVVYVPYYDTRVVYGPWWWPVYPPHFWLNPHRHHAHQVGLFFWAPGFFLGHSFYFGGFHWHHRQVVVVRHSHRSYYEGHRRLVVHRDSHRWHHNPQHRRGVSYHSRSVAKRYAGNHSIPSHRIAHYQREQTNRVHDQRVAQQRHETVVNNMRRSQATYQNRQERSSPARANSHERTSSPERTNSPERANSHERTNSHEQKNRNDRDSSRERVNRELANRPDADELRERISSPERNSPERNKKDHNSVSRYQDNRPSTSLARNQQQSQVKDRTRNDSGVSRNNQPSQLSNQQEHRGGRVTQTTSHSSYRRDATTRNSGHNSQRAESVHRSSNARQQHSSR, encoded by the coding sequence ATGAAACCACTCATCACCTTAATGCTGGCGCTGTTAGTGAGCTTCAGCGCTATGCGGGCGCTCAGTGAAGACGACGACTATACCTTTAGCGACGGCGAACTGGATGCCCTGCTCGCCCCTATCGCCTTGTACCCGGACACAGTACTTTCCCACCTACTCATTGCGGCAACTTATCCGCTGGAAGTGGTCGACGCAGAACGTTGGGCAAGGAATCAGAAAAACTCAGACCGCGCCGAGATTCTTAATCAAGCCGCGACCAAAAACTGGGACCCAAGCGTCCAGGCACTCACCCCCATTCCCGAAATTCTCGCGCGCATGAGTGAGGATTTATCCTGGACGGAGCGATTAGGCGACGCGTTTTTGCAGGATGAATCGCAGGTGCTTGAAAGTATTCAGCGGCTTCGCCAGCGCGCCTACGATGAAGGTAATCTCACCACCAACGACTACCAGTCGGTATCCCGCGACCAGGGCGACATTATTATCGAACCCGTACAACGTGAGGTTGTTTACGTTCCTTATTACGACACCCGGGTTGTTTACGGCCCGTGGTGGTGGCCGGTTTATCCCCCACATTTTTGGCTAAACCCCCACCGCCATCACGCTCACCAGGTCGGCCTGTTTTTTTGGGCGCCGGGATTTTTCCTGGGCCACAGTTTTTATTTTGGCGGCTTCCACTGGCACCACCGCCAGGTAGTGGTGGTTCGCCACAGCCATCGCAGCTACTACGAGGGCCATCGCCGTCTGGTTGTGCACCGCGACAGCCACCGCTGGCATCACAACCCGCAGCACCGCCGGGGAGTGAGCTACCACTCTCGCTCTGTCGCCAAACGCTATGCGGGAAATCACAGCATTCCATCGCACAGAATCGCGCATTATCAACGCGAACAAACAAACCGCGTTCACGACCAACGAGTAGCGCAGCAACGCCATGAAACGGTGGTAAACAATATGCGCCGCAGCCAGGCCACCTACCAGAACCGCCAAGAGCGCAGCAGCCCTGCGCGAGCAAACAGCCATGAGCGAACAAGCAGCCCTGAGCGGACGAACAGCCCTGAGCGAGCAAACAGCCATGAGCGAACGAACAGCCATGAGCAAAAAAACCGCAATGACCGCGATTCCAGCCGCGAAAGAGTAAACCGAGAACTCGCAAACCGCCCCGACGCTGACGAGCTCCGCGAGCGAATTAGCAGCCCTGAGCGCAACAGCCCTGAGCGCAATAAAAAAGACCACAACAGTGTCTCCCGTTACCAGGACAATCGACCCTCCACCAGCTTGGCGCGCAACCAACAACAGTCACAGGTAAAAGACCGTACCCGCAACGACTCAGGGGTGAGTCGCAACAATCAGCCATCGCAGTTGTCCAACCAACAGGAGCACAGAGGTGGACGTGTAACGCAAACCACATCACACAGCTCTTACCGGCGAGATGCAACAACGCGCAACAGTGGTCACAATTCACAGCGAGCGGAATCAGTTCATCGCTCGAGCAACGCGCGGCAACAGCATAGTAGTCGTTAA
- a CDS encoding TetR/AcrR family transcriptional regulator, producing MRNREEEILTKASELFSQHGFHAVGIDRIIEESNVAKMTFYKYFPSKDSLIHKVLEHREECLRLKILEQVSHARTPNGKLKSVFDWYDDWFSSATFYGCMFIKASEEFPDSQNTLKKVATTYRIWLAGLLEGILRELGARNAKKLSVLTVTLLDGLTVSSNMYVGDQRPSTKEAFKYVKSLIAA from the coding sequence GTGCGTAATCGAGAAGAAGAGATTTTGACAAAAGCCTCTGAGCTTTTTTCCCAACATGGTTTTCATGCGGTTGGTATAGACCGAATAATTGAAGAGTCCAATGTCGCAAAGATGACTTTTTATAAGTATTTTCCATCAAAAGATTCCCTGATACACAAAGTGTTGGAGCATCGAGAAGAATGCCTGCGCCTGAAAATTTTAGAACAGGTTTCGCATGCGCGCACGCCGAATGGAAAATTAAAGTCAGTTTTTGATTGGTATGATGATTGGTTTAGCTCGGCGACCTTTTATGGCTGTATGTTTATTAAAGCGTCAGAAGAGTTCCCGGATTCGCAAAACACCCTGAAAAAAGTTGCGACGACATACCGCATATGGCTCGCAGGCTTGCTTGAAGGGATTTTACGAGAGTTGGGTGCGAGAAATGCGAAAAAGCTTTCTGTGCTAACAGTAACGCTGTTGGATGGACTTACCGTCAGCTCAAATATGTATGTGGGTGATCAACGGCCAAGTACAAAAGAAGCGTTCAAGTACGTTAAGTCTTTAATAGCGGCTTAA
- a CDS encoding Tll0287-like domain-containing protein produces the protein MFKMSFTPKSRVNTAIALAASCMLSGPATAEAFKPADVVATFQQSLGRELKGAIQAKGPASAVDVCHARAPEIAAQISKDKGVTVRRISERTRNPEATPDALDKQVLADFATAIKQDATAKPSRTVESAGGRSRYYSAIRIQPLCLTCHGSDLAPDVAARLKAFYPDDRATGYELGELRGAFVVEF, from the coding sequence ATGTTCAAGATGTCTTTTACCCCGAAATCACGTGTTAACACAGCGATTGCACTCGCAGCCAGCTGTATGTTGTCTGGCCCGGCAACAGCCGAGGCATTTAAGCCTGCGGATGTCGTAGCGACCTTTCAACAATCGCTTGGTCGCGAACTTAAAGGCGCGATCCAGGCAAAGGGCCCGGCGAGTGCAGTCGACGTGTGCCATGCGCGCGCACCGGAAATTGCAGCACAAATAAGCAAGGATAAGGGCGTAACCGTGCGCCGAATCAGCGAACGCACGCGCAACCCGGAGGCAACACCGGACGCGCTGGATAAGCAGGTTCTCGCAGACTTTGCTACGGCAATTAAACAGGATGCCACCGCTAAACCATCCCGAACGGTAGAGTCGGCGGGTGGTCGGTCACGTTATTACTCGGCAATACGCATACAGCCCTTATGCCTGACCTGTCACGGCAGTGATCTCGCACCGGATGTCGCAGCCAGGTTAAAAGCTTTTTACCCTGACGATCGTGCCACTGGGTACGAGCTGGGCGAACTGCGCGGCGCCTTCGTCGTTGAATTCTAA
- the lysA gene encoding diaminopimelate decarboxylase — translation MAHFSYNDNQLTVEGCTLSAIADTYDTPCYVYSRASIEQSYQAYASALGAHPGMICYAVKANSSLAVLQVLAQQGAGFDIVSQGELQRVLAAGGSADRVIFSGVGKKAEEMRFALQQQIACFNVESAAELETLAQVAQAMGTTARVSLRVNPDVDANTHPYISTGLKENKFGVDIQTALDVYRRAASLDGIDVVGIDCHIGSQLTQLAPFMDALDRVLALMDQLAEEGITIRHLDLGGGLGVTYNNEQPPSPADYVGQVIAKLGDRAVALMFEPGRSIVANAGVLLTRVLYLKPTEHKNFAIIDAAMNDNIRPSLYQAWQRVLPVIAPEESEPTQQWDLVGPVCETGDWLAKDRALALHEGSVLALMSSGAYGFTMSSNYNSRTRAAEIMVDGDKHHLIRARETFADLVRGEQLLGSEDPS, via the coding sequence ATGGCGCACTTCAGTTACAACGATAATCAGCTCACGGTGGAGGGTTGTACACTCTCCGCTATCGCCGATACTTACGACACGCCCTGCTACGTGTACAGCCGCGCATCCATTGAACAATCCTACCAGGCCTACGCCAGTGCGCTCGGCGCGCACCCTGGTATGATCTGTTACGCAGTCAAGGCTAACTCGAGCCTCGCGGTGCTTCAGGTGCTTGCGCAACAAGGCGCGGGCTTTGATATCGTTTCTCAGGGTGAGCTTCAGCGGGTACTCGCCGCCGGCGGTAGCGCCGATCGTGTGATTTTCTCCGGTGTAGGTAAAAAAGCTGAGGAGATGCGCTTCGCGCTGCAACAGCAGATTGCCTGCTTTAACGTGGAATCGGCAGCGGAACTGGAAACACTTGCGCAGGTTGCGCAAGCGATGGGTACTACGGCACGTGTATCCCTGCGGGTTAACCCGGACGTGGATGCCAACACCCACCCTTATATTTCCACCGGCCTGAAAGAAAACAAATTTGGCGTTGATATTCAGACAGCACTTGACGTCTACCGTCGGGCGGCCAGCCTGGATGGGATCGACGTGGTTGGGATCGATTGTCATATCGGTTCCCAGTTAACTCAGCTAGCCCCGTTTATGGATGCACTGGACCGTGTCCTGGCGCTGATGGATCAGCTCGCGGAAGAAGGCATCACTATCCGCCATCTGGATCTCGGTGGCGGCCTGGGCGTAACCTATAACAACGAGCAACCCCCTTCGCCCGCAGACTATGTCGGGCAGGTTATTGCCAAACTCGGTGATCGCGCGGTCGCACTGATGTTCGAGCCCGGGCGCTCAATCGTCGCGAACGCCGGCGTACTACTCACCCGAGTGCTTTACTTAAAGCCAACTGAGCACAAAAATTTCGCAATAATTGATGCTGCGATGAACGATAACATCCGCCCCTCGCTTTACCAGGCTTGGCAGCGCGTACTTCCGGTGATTGCGCCCGAAGAAAGCGAACCCACCCAGCAATGGGATCTGGTTGGGCCTGTGTGCGAAACCGGAGACTGGCTGGCCAAGGATCGCGCATTAGCGCTCCACGAAGGCAGCGTACTTGCTCTAATGTCCAGTGGCGCGTACGGGTTTACCATGAGCTCCAATTACAACAGCCGTACCCGAGCTGCCGAAATCATGGTCGACGGCGACAAACATCACCTTATTCGCGCCCGCGAAACCTTTGCCGATTTGGTTCGCGGTGAGCAGCTATTAGGTAGCGAGGACCCTAGCTGA
- a CDS encoding YSC84-related protein encodes MKALFTRLLAFSLLLGAAQASLADSYSESLRTFKESPAVQKFLTNAYGYALFPTIGKGGFGVGGAHGKGKVFRNGQATGDTSMTQLTIGLQMGGQAFSQIIFFQDKHAYNRFTSGKFEFGAQATAVAITASANAQTGTTGNAAGATGKADAGKQVSEYVNGMAIFTYAKGGLMYEASVGGQKFTFDAY; translated from the coding sequence ATGAAAGCTTTATTCACCCGTCTACTCGCATTTTCACTGTTGCTTGGCGCCGCACAAGCAAGCCTTGCAGATAGTTACAGCGAATCACTTAGAACGTTTAAAGAGTCTCCTGCCGTGCAAAAATTTTTAACTAACGCATACGGCTATGCACTCTTCCCCACTATCGGCAAAGGCGGCTTTGGTGTTGGCGGCGCCCACGGTAAAGGCAAGGTGTTTCGCAACGGTCAGGCGACGGGCGATACCAGTATGACCCAGCTCACTATCGGCCTGCAGATGGGCGGCCAGGCGTTTAGCCAAATCATTTTTTTCCAGGACAAGCACGCCTATAACCGCTTTACAAGCGGCAAATTTGAGTTCGGCGCCCAAGCCACCGCCGTTGCAATTACTGCATCCGCCAATGCACAAACCGGCACCACCGGTAATGCAGCCGGCGCAACAGGCAAGGCCGATGCGGGTAAACAGGTCTCGGAATACGTGAACGGAATGGCGATATTCACCTACGCGAAAGGCGGATTAATGTACGAAGCATCCGTAGGTGGCCAAAAGTTCACTTTCGACGCTTACTAA